One window of uncultured Methanoregula sp. genomic DNA carries:
- a CDS encoding small multi-drug export protein codes for MEPGNVAVFLRQLARALARCIVVAVLLPLLPVLLFGVPLTPVVTVITSGFIIEYGAAPIGLALGLSPLMVFYILMCTETGIFLGLYDIFNTVGETSAPVARFLEKTHQYSHSSAGVERYGILALVPCEILLGVYVCAPVSWVLGWQENRALVVTMAGYIVALAITILLTMGLFRVFLP; via the coding sequence ATGGAACCCGGGAATGTCGCTGTATTCCTGCGCCAGCTTGCGCGGGCACTGGCGCGGTGCATTGTTGTCGCGGTTCTCCTTCCCCTCCTCCCGGTCCTGCTCTTCGGGGTCCCGCTCACACCTGTGGTCACGGTCATCACCAGCGGGTTCATCATCGAGTACGGCGCAGCTCCCATCGGGCTTGCGCTGGGTTTATCCCCGCTCATGGTTTTCTATATCCTGATGTGCACCGAGACGGGTATCTTCCTTGGCCTCTATGATATCTTTAATACCGTCGGCGAGACCTCGGCGCCGGTGGCCCGCTTCCTGGAAAAGACGCACCAGTATTCCCACAGCTCGGCGGGCGTGGAGCGGTACGGCATCCTCGCCCTCGTTCCCTGCGAGATCCTGCTCGGGGTCTATGTCTGTGCACCGGTCTCGTGGGTACTTGGCTGGCAGGAGAATCGTGCGCTGGTCGTGACCATGGCGGGCTATATCGTGGCGCTGGCAATTACCATTCTCCTTACCATGGGCCTCTTCCGGGTGTTCCTGCCATGA
- a CDS encoding DUF3656 domain-containing protein, with product MTAPHPAGQQHHAAGTRHIPELLAPAGSPEAFRAAVTAGADAVYLSGKMFGARKSATNFSDNEMEDAIRYAHARGIRVYVTVNTLIHDSELGGVAEYLLRLYKIGADAVLVQDMGVAALAREIVPGLTLHASTQMTIHNTEGVRWAAAQGFSRVVLARELSLPEVERIYRATRDTAIGLEVFAHGALCYSYSGQCLLSSVIGGRSGNRGMCAQPCRKPYALVAGDTDEPGRPQNMKEIPLAEHYLLSPKDLCTYPMLPDLVGPVASIKIEGRMKSPQYVAVVVSSYRRALDAIAAGTWQESPEVLRDLGLAFSRGFTRGYLFGDSHDDLMARDAPDNRGLEIGVVTRYDRRTRSATIRLHEQYIPARGDGIRFAGPRPEEDWGFSLNTGPVPTRDGITMTVPREVAPGNSVAVTFSRDLENRANRIISDPAPDLLRPVPLDIALTVRPDGSMKIEGQILVRLKDAVPFTLEPELRMEPARSQPLGRDQLEQQMRKTGGSAFAIRNFSIDYAGNLFAPVAAINQVRRDLLARAEEILVRSFLPAPEAVARAQERMEAIRDRLAVGETPSRDPARVLPLCLAVYTDSIEGTRAAAGAGAEVICFEPELAMPGHACQDLPAASQCADQVAEALDICRSSGIRFTWKLPRITRDAYLDAVLPTLSPLVGHGVDECMVENPGTARALLGAAPGLTLSGSTGLNIFNHRTGGAFGIPFRLLTISPELSGYDIAALTALADHAGRSPAYALIVQGTSEAMITDDCITRLIPQTCPKTNRNKGSTATAYVGLRDETGRVFPVRSDGSCRTRIGNAAELCLIDHLPAIRAAGIRDVVIDARGKPGRYTQEMTRIYRTAVNYTNEGKAVSRDSRLSALREEARKISCGGITAGHFLRGLMK from the coding sequence ATGACCGCTCCCCACCCGGCAGGTCAGCAGCATCATGCTGCCGGTACCAGGCACATTCCGGAACTCCTTGCACCGGCAGGTTCGCCCGAAGCCTTCCGTGCAGCCGTAACCGCAGGGGCCGATGCGGTTTACTTAAGCGGGAAGATGTTCGGCGCAAGGAAATCTGCCACCAACTTCTCGGATAACGAGATGGAAGATGCGATCCGGTACGCCCATGCCCGGGGCATCCGCGTCTATGTCACGGTCAACACCCTCATCCATGACAGCGAACTTGGCGGGGTTGCGGAGTACCTGCTCCGGCTCTACAAAATAGGAGCAGATGCGGTTCTCGTGCAGGACATGGGGGTTGCCGCTCTTGCCCGGGAGATCGTTCCCGGGCTCACCCTCCACGCCTCGACCCAGATGACCATCCATAACACGGAAGGGGTTCGCTGGGCAGCAGCGCAGGGGTTCTCCCGGGTCGTGCTCGCCCGCGAACTGTCTCTTCCCGAAGTGGAGCGGATTTACCGGGCAACCCGCGATACCGCAATCGGCCTCGAGGTCTTTGCCCACGGGGCGCTCTGCTACAGTTATTCGGGCCAGTGCCTTCTCTCATCCGTCATCGGCGGCCGGAGCGGCAACCGGGGCATGTGCGCCCAGCCCTGCCGGAAACCCTATGCCCTTGTTGCGGGAGATACGGACGAACCGGGCAGGCCGCAGAACATGAAGGAGATCCCGCTTGCGGAGCACTATCTCCTCTCGCCAAAAGATCTCTGCACCTACCCGATGCTGCCGGACCTTGTTGGCCCGGTTGCTTCCATCAAGATCGAGGGGCGGATGAAATCCCCCCAGTACGTGGCGGTCGTGGTCTCGTCCTACCGCAGGGCGCTCGATGCGATAGCGGCAGGCACCTGGCAGGAGTCCCCCGAGGTACTTCGGGATCTCGGTCTTGCATTTTCCCGGGGATTTACAAGGGGCTACCTCTTCGGGGATAGCCACGATGATCTCATGGCCCGGGACGCACCGGACAACCGGGGGCTGGAAATCGGGGTTGTCACGCGCTATGATCGCAGGACCAGAAGTGCGACAATCCGGCTGCACGAACAGTATATTCCCGCCCGTGGCGACGGGATACGGTTTGCCGGCCCGCGGCCCGAAGAGGACTGGGGCTTTTCCCTCAACACGGGACCCGTGCCAACCCGGGACGGCATAACCATGACCGTGCCCCGCGAAGTGGCTCCCGGGAACAGTGTTGCCGTCACGTTCTCCCGGGACCTGGAGAACCGGGCAAACCGGATCATTTCTGACCCGGCACCTGACCTGCTCCGGCCTGTTCCGCTCGATATTGCCCTTACCGTCAGGCCGGACGGCAGCATGAAGATCGAAGGACAGATCCTGGTCCGGCTGAAAGATGCGGTGCCGTTCACCCTGGAGCCGGAGCTGCGCATGGAACCGGCCCGGTCGCAGCCGCTTGGCAGGGACCAGCTGGAGCAGCAGATGCGAAAGACCGGCGGTTCAGCATTTGCGATCCGTAACTTCTCGATCGATTATGCCGGCAACCTGTTCGCACCGGTTGCCGCAATCAACCAGGTACGCCGCGACCTCCTTGCCCGGGCTGAAGAGATCCTGGTCCGGTCGTTTTTACCGGCACCGGAAGCTGTGGCCCGGGCACAGGAACGCATGGAGGCAATCCGGGACCGGCTTGCCGTTGGTGAAACACCATCACGGGACCCGGCCCGGGTTCTTCCCCTTTGTCTGGCAGTGTATACCGACAGTATCGAGGGTACCCGGGCAGCAGCCGGGGCCGGGGCGGAGGTCATCTGTTTTGAGCCTGAGCTCGCCATGCCGGGACATGCATGCCAGGATCTTCCGGCCGCGTCGCAATGTGCGGATCAGGTTGCTGAAGCACTCGACATCTGCCGGTCTTCCGGCATCCGGTTCACCTGGAAACTGCCCCGGATCACGCGGGATGCGTACCTGGATGCCGTACTTCCCACGCTTTCCCCGCTTGTTGGCCATGGTGTGGATGAATGCATGGTGGAGAATCCCGGGACCGCCCGGGCCCTGCTCGGCGCTGCACCCGGCCTCACGCTCTCGGGTTCAACCGGCCTCAACATCTTCAACCACCGGACGGGAGGGGCGTTCGGGATACCATTCCGGCTCCTGACCATTTCACCCGAGCTTTCAGGTTACGATATTGCCGCCCTCACCGCTCTTGCAGATCATGCCGGCAGGTCCCCGGCCTATGCGCTGATAGTCCAGGGAACAAGCGAGGCAATGATCACGGATGACTGCATCACCCGCTTGATCCCGCAAACCTGTCCCAAAACGAACAGGAACAAAGGGAGTACCGCAACTGCTTATGTCGGCCTGCGGGACGAGACCGGCCGGGTATTCCCGGTCCGGTCGGATGGTTCCTGCAGGACCCGGATCGGGAATGCCGCTGAACTCTGCCTTATCGATCACCTCCCCGCCATCCGGGCCGCGGGTATCCGGGACGTGGTAATCGATGCACGCGGGAAGCCGGGCCGTTACACGCAGGAAATGACACGGATCTACCGGACGGCAGTGAATTACACCAACGAAGGAAAGGCCGTTTCCCGGGATTCGCGGCTCTCTGCACTCAGGGAAGAGGCGAGGAAGATCTCCTGTGGGGGAATAACGGCCGGCCACTTCCTCCGCGGGCTTATGAAATAG
- a CDS encoding RimK-like ATPgrasp N-terminal domain-containing protein: MNDTWIVSPPAGGLTEGEGVPSCVPLVPHTGCVPGVAAPAGILPKKAGSRPSAKKEPAFLKDTRFAIWRDGATHIISESYFYKTEPYYTILQHELEGKPVRPASSAVLDAYVVPVCLERSRHFGIPVCTWEISQGYTPLPSVLYGLNYFANTSDYVVVSDNEKAKETIRHITNKGKYPFCYQKLPDNAAIRSCISVFGKTTTASDPIDTIASRVYDLFAIPLVTIVMVQDGDGFRLSSLSPTKYSQLSGAERSLLSAYISHQEFL; this comes from the coding sequence ATGAACGATACGTGGATTGTATCCCCACCGGCGGGCGGACTTACCGAAGGCGAAGGTGTTCCATCCTGCGTCCCGCTCGTCCCCCATACCGGCTGTGTGCCGGGCGTTGCTGCCCCGGCGGGTATCCTGCCAAAGAAAGCAGGCAGCAGGCCGTCGGCAAAAAAAGAACCGGCGTTCTTAAAAGATACCCGGTTTGCCATCTGGCGGGATGGAGCAACCCATATCATCAGCGAGAGTTACTTCTACAAGACCGAGCCGTATTACACCATCCTCCAGCACGAGCTTGAAGGAAAACCGGTCAGGCCCGCAAGCAGTGCAGTGCTGGATGCCTACGTGGTCCCTGTATGCCTCGAACGGTCACGCCACTTTGGCATCCCGGTCTGCACCTGGGAGATCTCCCAGGGCTATACTCCCCTCCCGTCCGTCCTGTACGGCCTGAACTACTTTGCGAACACTTCGGATTACGTTGTTGTCAGCGATAATGAGAAGGCAAAAGAGACGATCCGGCACATCACCAACAAGGGCAAGTACCCGTTCTGCTACCAGAAACTTCCCGACAATGCAGCGATACGGAGCTGCATCTCGGTCTTTGGGAAAACCACGACTGCCTCCGACCCGATCGATACGATTGCCTCCCGGGTCTATGATCTCTTTGCTATCCCGCTCGTCACCATCGTGATGGTGCAGGATGGTGACGGGTTCCGGCTTTCATCGCTTTCCCCGACAAAATACTCGCAGCTCTCCGGCGCCGAACGCTCGCTCCTCTCCGCGTACATCTCCCACCAGGAATTCCTATGA
- a CDS encoding type I 3-dehydroquinate dehydratase: MKIVAALTDPADASLAQQQGADILELRLDLMEIDPARAVQQCRSLSSLPVIATFRSAQEGGRYFGNGDEWEQKIRPLLPLVDFVDVEQQFRRNAACIKEAGKKIIASHHAPIMMPLPVLFVLERELRAFGDIVKIIMTPQNENDIIELLAFTHEIKLPLCTGVMGSRFRFARAVLPLFGSELVYCHVGKTTAEGQYSVEEFVQLKKLLLG; the protein is encoded by the coding sequence ATGAAAATTGTAGCAGCGCTCACGGATCCGGCCGATGCATCCCTTGCACAGCAGCAGGGAGCGGATATCCTTGAACTCAGGCTTGACCTGATGGAGATCGATCCCGCCCGGGCGGTGCAGCAGTGCAGGAGCCTCTCATCCCTTCCCGTGATTGCAACCTTCCGCTCGGCGCAGGAAGGCGGACGCTACTTCGGGAACGGCGACGAGTGGGAACAGAAGATCCGTCCCCTCCTGCCGCTCGTGGATTTCGTTGACGTTGAGCAGCAGTTCCGGCGAAATGCTGCGTGCATAAAAGAGGCGGGAAAGAAGATCATCGCTTCCCACCATGCCCCGATCATGATGCCCCTGCCGGTCCTCTTCGTGCTGGAGCGCGAGCTGCGGGCATTCGGCGATATCGTCAAGATCATCATGACCCCGCAGAACGAGAACGATATCATCGAGCTCCTGGCGTTCACGCACGAGATAAAACTCCCGCTCTGCACCGGTGTCATGGGCAGCAGGTTCCGGTTTGCCCGTGCGGTACTGCCGCTCTTTGGCTCGGAACTGGTGTACTGCCATGTCGGGAAGACCACGGCCGAAGGGCAGTACTCTGTTGAAGAGTTCGTGCAGCTGAAGAAACTGTTATTGGGATGA
- the tpiA gene encoding triose-phosphate isomerase — MTSPLVLVNLKTYKEGMGNRAHLIANEAQRVMQESGVTIGLAPSYIDLHPLAHHFAIPVYAQHVDGCEPGANTGHITVEALRVAGAAGSLVNHSERRLTLADIEASVRGLAANKLISVVCSNNEMASAGAAALGPDYVAIEPPELIGSGVSVSKANPEIIRKSVAAVHAVNSKVKVLTGAGIQSGECVKIAVDLGTDGVLLASSVVKSKEPGTVLRDLVSKL; from the coding sequence ATGACTTCACCCCTGGTTCTGGTAAACCTGAAAACGTACAAGGAAGGCATGGGCAACCGGGCCCACCTGATCGCAAACGAAGCCCAGCGCGTAATGCAGGAAAGCGGGGTCACGATCGGCCTTGCGCCGTCCTATATCGATCTCCACCCGCTCGCCCATCACTTCGCCATCCCGGTCTATGCCCAGCACGTGGACGGCTGTGAACCGGGAGCAAACACGGGGCACATCACGGTCGAGGCTCTCCGGGTTGCCGGGGCCGCCGGGTCGCTCGTCAACCATTCCGAGCGGCGCCTGACCCTTGCCGATATCGAGGCCTCGGTCCGCGGGCTTGCGGCAAACAAGCTCATCTCAGTGGTCTGCTCGAACAACGAGATGGCAAGCGCCGGCGCTGCCGCTCTCGGGCCCGACTACGTGGCAATCGAACCTCCAGAACTTATCGGGAGCGGCGTCTCCGTATCCAAGGCAAACCCCGAGATCATCAGGAAATCGGTAGCCGCAGTGCACGCGGTCAATTCGAAAGTAAAAGTCCTTACCGGCGCAGGCATCCAGTCCGGCGAATGCGTGAAGATTGCCGTTGACCTTGGAACGGACGGCGTCCTGCTCGCATCAAGCGTGGTAAAATCCAAAGAGCCGGGAACAGTACTCCGGGACCTGGTCTCAAAACTCTGA
- a CDS encoding CBS domain-containing protein, whose amino-acid sequence MHIPTPEELRSRRETLGMKQTELAKRAGISQSMVARIEAGNVDPRVSTLNKIIVVLNSSEPRKIHASQIMHTPVLSVQPEDSISRAVEIFEKNNISQLPVIERGVPVGCISESVIVKAIEQQRLHKSQLFSVRDFMETGFPTVPPDMDVETVINILQQNHAVLVVEGRIVRGVVTKHDLISLIV is encoded by the coding sequence ATGCATATACCAACGCCCGAAGAACTCCGTTCACGCCGTGAAACACTCGGCATGAAGCAGACCGAGCTTGCCAAGCGCGCAGGGATCAGCCAGTCCATGGTTGCCCGGATCGAGGCCGGCAACGTAGATCCCCGGGTCAGCACGCTCAACAAGATCATTGTTGTCCTGAACAGTTCTGAACCACGCAAGATCCATGCCTCCCAGATCATGCATACGCCTGTCCTGTCCGTGCAGCCGGAAGATTCGATCAGCCGGGCTGTCGAGATCTTCGAGAAGAATAACATCTCCCAGCTCCCGGTTATCGAGCGCGGGGTGCCGGTGGGTTGCATCTCCGAATCAGTGATCGTGAAGGCTATCGAGCAGCAGCGACTGCACAAGTCGCAGCTCTTCTCGGTCCGGGATTTCATGGAGACCGGTTTCCCGACCGTGCCTCCTGATATGGATGTCGAGACCGTGATAAACATCCTCCAGCAGAACCATGCCGTGCTGGTTGTTGAAGGCCGGATTGTCCGGGGAGTAGTCACCAAACATGACCTGATCTCCCTGATTGTCTGA